One stretch of Roseimicrobium sp. ORNL1 DNA includes these proteins:
- a CDS encoding glycoside hydrolase family 15 protein, whose translation MPPFWMDMVKTETGAPLVRIEDYGIIGDTQTVALVGRNGSIDWLCFPRFDSAACFAALLGKEEHGCWKIAPAEGEKITASRRAYRDGTLILETEFETASGCVRLVDAMPIRERDADIVRIVEGVRGTVRMKMLLIVRFDYGSIVPWTRRVDDRLEAVAGPDALSLWSDVATHGEGLTTVAEFEIKEGESVAFDLLWHASHQPPDRRGDTQKKIAETERWWRDWLADAKCDGEWCKEIERSLVTLKALTYAPTGGIVAAATTSLPEFIGGVRNWDYRLCWLRDATFTLYTLMQGGHTSEAKDWRDWLLRAVAGDPGKLQIMYGLAGERRLEEYELPWLPGYENSKPVRVGNAAYSQFQLDVYGEVIDSMHQARCTGINSAPQSWAMERAILQFLETAWKEPDEGIWEVRGPRRHFTHSKLMAWVAFDRAVRAVEQFGMEGPVERWKEHRDALHLEICERGYSKAKQSFVQVYDGDAIDASLLMVPLVGFLPPEDARVRGTIAAVERELLVEGYVLRYLSEQCSHVDGLPPGEGAFLLCSFWLADNYAMCGRMDEARALFEKLLKVRNDLGLLAEQVDPRSGRMLGNFPQAFSHVGLINTARNLSQEGGPAHQRRKAGK comes from the coding sequence ATGCCTCCATTCTGGATGGATATGGTAAAAACGGAAACAGGCGCGCCACTGGTGAGAATCGAAGACTACGGCATCATTGGAGACACGCAGACGGTCGCTCTCGTCGGGCGGAATGGCTCCATCGACTGGCTCTGTTTTCCACGGTTCGACTCGGCAGCATGCTTCGCGGCGCTGCTGGGAAAGGAGGAGCACGGCTGCTGGAAGATCGCTCCCGCGGAAGGTGAGAAGATCACCGCCTCCCGTCGTGCATATCGCGACGGCACCTTGATTCTGGAAACGGAATTCGAAACGGCCAGCGGCTGCGTGCGCCTCGTGGATGCCATGCCCATCCGCGAGCGGGATGCGGACATCGTGCGGATCGTCGAAGGCGTGCGCGGCACGGTGCGCATGAAGATGCTGCTCATTGTGCGCTTCGACTACGGGTCCATCGTACCGTGGACGCGTCGTGTCGATGACCGTCTGGAAGCCGTGGCCGGGCCAGATGCGCTCAGCCTCTGGAGTGATGTGGCCACGCATGGCGAGGGACTCACCACGGTGGCGGAGTTTGAGATCAAGGAGGGGGAGAGTGTGGCCTTTGACCTGCTCTGGCACGCGTCCCACCAGCCTCCCGATAGGCGTGGTGATACTCAGAAGAAGATCGCCGAGACCGAGCGCTGGTGGCGGGACTGGCTGGCCGATGCGAAGTGCGACGGCGAATGGTGCAAGGAAATCGAGCGGTCCCTGGTCACGCTGAAGGCGCTCACCTACGCACCCACCGGCGGCATCGTCGCGGCGGCCACCACATCCCTGCCCGAGTTCATCGGCGGCGTGCGAAACTGGGACTACCGCCTGTGCTGGCTGCGTGATGCCACCTTCACCTTGTACACCCTCATGCAGGGCGGCCACACCAGCGAGGCGAAGGATTGGAGGGACTGGCTCCTGCGCGCCGTGGCCGGAGATCCGGGCAAGCTGCAGATCATGTACGGCCTCGCGGGTGAGCGACGCCTTGAAGAGTATGAGCTTCCTTGGCTGCCGGGTTATGAAAATTCCAAACCCGTGCGCGTGGGGAATGCGGCCTACAGCCAGTTCCAATTGGACGTGTATGGCGAAGTCATCGACTCCATGCATCAGGCACGGTGCACCGGGATCAACTCCGCCCCGCAGTCCTGGGCCATGGAGCGGGCCATTCTGCAGTTCCTCGAAACTGCGTGGAAGGAACCGGATGAAGGCATCTGGGAAGTGCGTGGGCCACGACGCCACTTCACGCACTCGAAACTCATGGCCTGGGTCGCATTTGATCGCGCCGTGAGAGCCGTGGAGCAGTTCGGCATGGAAGGACCCGTGGAGCGATGGAAGGAACATCGCGACGCACTGCACCTTGAGATCTGCGAACGCGGGTATAGCAAGGCCAAGCAATCCTTCGTGCAGGTGTATGACGGCGATGCCATCGATGCGAGCCTGCTCATGGTGCCACTGGTCGGCTTCCTGCCGCCAGAGGATGCACGTGTGCGGGGCACCATCGCCGCCGTGGAGCGTGAGCTGCTCGTGGAGGGTTATGTGTTGCGCTATCTCAGTGAGCAATGCTCGCATGTTGATGGCCTGCCACCAGGCGAGGGTGCGTTCCTGTTATGCTCCTTCTGGCTCGCGGATAACTATGCGATGTGTGGTCGCATGGACGAGGCACGTGCCCTGTTTGAGAAGTTGCTCAAGGTGCGCAATGACCTTGGCCTTCTCGCCGAGCAGGTGGACCCCCGCAGCGGGCGCATGCTTGGGAATTTCCCCCAGGCCTTCTCTCATGTGGGACTCATCAACACCGCGCGAAACCTTTCCCAGGAGGGAGGTCCGGCACACCAGCGGCGGAAGGCGGGGAAGTGA
- a CDS encoding site-2 protease family protein produces MKRWSLHVGTFGGTEVRLHATFLLLVALFGWVTLVNHGPAVALQTVAFIIAIFFCVLLHEFGHVLAARRYGIQTTDVTLLPIGGLARLERMPRKPSQELAVALAGPAVNVAIYLLLLPFLPSAPPFSFRYDIIQAPFFERLAYWNMMMVAFNMIPAFPMDGGRVLRSTLAHFMDYAVATRIAATIGQTIAVIAGVLALFTTGNPLIVIIAIFIFMGAGQEAAYVSDQEALRGLRVQDAMLTEFRTLRLDAVLKDAVDLLLSGTQHDFPVMNTEGQVHGMLTRTSLISGLAQHGPQQAVTTVSEPCEVVLKPYHPLQDAMDHLRSSSSPALPVLDPLSGKLLGLLTLENIGEMMMVRAALGQQR; encoded by the coding sequence ATGAAACGCTGGTCCCTGCATGTTGGAACCTTTGGTGGCACGGAAGTGCGGCTGCACGCCACCTTTCTTCTGCTCGTTGCTCTCTTTGGCTGGGTGACGCTCGTCAACCACGGACCGGCTGTGGCCCTGCAGACGGTTGCGTTCATCATCGCGATTTTCTTTTGCGTCTTGCTGCATGAGTTCGGCCACGTGCTGGCGGCGCGGCGCTATGGCATCCAGACGACGGATGTGACCCTGCTGCCCATTGGCGGTCTGGCAAGGCTGGAGCGCATGCCACGCAAGCCAAGCCAGGAACTTGCGGTGGCACTCGCGGGTCCGGCGGTGAATGTGGCCATTTATCTTTTGCTCCTGCCGTTTCTCCCGTCAGCGCCACCATTCTCGTTCAGGTATGACATCATACAGGCACCCTTTTTTGAACGGCTCGCCTACTGGAACATGATGATGGTGGCCTTCAACATGATTCCCGCCTTCCCCATGGATGGTGGCCGTGTGTTGAGATCAACCCTCGCTCATTTCATGGACTATGCTGTCGCAACCCGCATTGCGGCGACCATCGGCCAGACCATCGCGGTGATCGCCGGGGTCCTTGCTCTCTTCACGACAGGGAATCCTCTCATCGTCATCATCGCCATCTTCATCTTCATGGGCGCCGGGCAGGAGGCAGCGTATGTGAGTGACCAGGAAGCGCTGCGTGGCCTGCGTGTGCAGGATGCCATGCTCACGGAGTTCCGCACCCTGCGGCTGGATGCGGTACTGAAGGACGCGGTGGATCTGCTGCTGTCCGGCACGCAGCATGACTTCCCCGTGATGAACACCGAGGGGCAGGTTCACGGCATGCTCACACGCACCTCGCTCATCTCCGGCCTCGCCCAGCATGGCCCCCAACAGGCTGTAACCACCGTCTCCGAACCGTGTGAGGTGGTCCTGAAACCCTACCATCCCCTGCAGGATGCCATGGACCACCTGCGCAGCAGTTCCTCCCCTGCCCTGCCCGTGCTGGATCCGCTCTCAGGGAAACTGCTCGGCCTGCTTACCTTGGAAAATATCGGTGAGATGATGATGGTGCGCGCGGCGTTGGGACAGCAGCGGTGA